Proteins encoded in a region of the Paramagnetospirillum magneticum AMB-1 genome:
- a CDS encoding universal stress protein, whose protein sequence is MNIKDILVHLDGDKVDSGTLALAVAQAQRFGARLTGLFARKEISPTAMVARHPSNTLLAQADAARQAFEAATAGLETRWWQIVHGAETDLLGEAVFCSHYVDLVIVSQPAAYGKNVPETMVEQIILNSGRPVLVVPVEYTHRPLGKKVVIGWRSGKQAARALHDCLPLVEGADEVLVASVRGFAPMDSTTPRVDVIDHLRVHGLPVHGERVNTEGLGIMDSLLSRAYDIDADLLVIGGHVGRTLSFSGKAGAGTRHILAHASIPVLFSC, encoded by the coding sequence CAAGGTGGATAGCGGCACTCTGGCCCTGGCGGTGGCCCAGGCGCAGCGCTTCGGCGCGCGGCTGACCGGCCTGTTCGCGCGCAAGGAAATCAGCCCCACCGCCATGGTCGCCCGCCATCCCAGCAACACCTTGCTGGCCCAGGCCGACGCCGCCCGCCAGGCCTTCGAGGCGGCGACCGCCGGCCTCGAAACCCGCTGGTGGCAGATCGTCCACGGCGCCGAGACCGATCTGCTGGGCGAGGCGGTGTTCTGCAGCCACTACGTGGACCTGGTGATCGTCTCCCAGCCCGCCGCCTACGGCAAGAACGTGCCCGAGACCATGGTCGAGCAGATCATCCTCAATTCCGGCCGCCCCGTCCTGGTGGTGCCCGTGGAATACACCCATCGCCCCCTGGGCAAGAAGGTGGTCATCGGCTGGCGTTCGGGCAAGCAGGCGGCACGCGCCCTGCACGATTGCCTCCCCCTGGTGGAAGGCGCCGACGAGGTGCTGGTCGCCTCGGTGCGCGGCTTCGCCCCCATGGATTCCACCACGCCCCGGGTCGACGTCATCGACCATCTGCGCGTCCACGGCCTGCCCGTCCACGGCGAGCGGGTCAATACCGAGGGCCTCGGCATCATGGACTCCCTGCTGTCGCGGGCCTACGACATCGATGCCGACCTGCTGGTCATCGGCGGCCATGTGGGCCGCACCCTGTCCTTCTCTGGCAAGGCCGGCGCCGGCACCCGCCACATCCTGGCCCACGCCTCCATCCCCGTACTGTTCAGCTGCTGA